The window CGGGCCGCGAGGACGCTCCCGTGACCACGACCGCCGCCGGGCTGTCCACGCTCGTGCAGCTCGTCGCGGGCGGCCTGGGCTGCACGCTGCTGCCGCGTACCGCCCTCAAGCTGGAGACGACCCGCAGCAGCCAGCTCCTCACCGGGTACTTCGCGAACCCGGCGCCCACCCGCCGCGTCGCCCTCGCCATGCGGACGGGGGCGGCGCGCGCAGCGGAGTACGAGGAGCTGGCCTCCGCCCTGCGTGAGGCCCTGCGTCCGCTGCCCGTTCGGGTGTTGGACGCGAACGCCTGAGCCCCGCGTGGCCTGCACGGGCGGCGAGGAGCAGGGGTGACCGGCGGCTTGGCGCACCGGCGACCGCGTCCGACCCGTGCCTACTCCGTGCGCAGGCCGTCCGGTCGCATCAGCCGGAGGAGCGGCGGCAGGCTGAGCAGTGTCACCGCGAGGACGACACCGGCACCGACGCCCAGCATCGACAGCACACTCGTCCAGGCCACCATGATCGGCGTGTCCGTCATCCGCAGCAGGACCGCGCCCAGCGTCAGTCCCACCACCGAGGACAGCAGCAGGCCCAGGGCGATCGGGATCGCCGTCTGCCACAGCACCGACAGGCTCAGCGTGCGGCGCCGGGTGCCGAAGGCGACCAGGGACGACAGCAGCTTCTTGCGGTCGCGCAGCTGCTCCAGCTGGGAGACCAGCAGACTCGCGCCGATCAGCATCATGACGCAGACGGCGCCGACGAACAGGCCGGTGCGGATGGCGCCGTAGCGGTCGGCCGTCTGGGTGGAGTACCAGGTCATGGGGTAGGACAGCGGGTCCGCGGCCGTCGACGCGTTCCGTACGCGGTCGTACACGTCCGGCACGGAGCGGTCGAGCTTGAGGTACACCTGCCCCCGCAGTGCCGGCGCGGCCGCCGCGGGCAAGGCCTTCGGGGTGAGCAGGAAGCCACCTCGCTGCCGGCCCATGAAGTCCTCTTGCGTCCGCGCCGCCTTCAGGTCCTTCGGCACGGTCCAGGCGATCTCCTGCCGCGGCGGGCCGCCGTCGTACGACGGGTCCAGATACACCGTCCGGCCCGGCTGCTTCACCAGCTCCCGGGTGTCCCCGTCGTACTCCGAGTTCGACACGTAGAAGATGTCGCCGTCCCGGCAGGAGGGAAGCTCGGCCGTCTGGCGCAGCGACGCGCAGTCTCCGACGGTCATCTCGGCACCCATGTCCGGGTCCTTGCGCCGCTCGCCCAGGTAGCCCTCGGCGTACGCGTAGACCTGCTGGACACCCTTGGTGTCCCGGAACTCCGCGACCGCCGGGTCGAGTGGGGCGTTGCGGGACAGGGCCACCTCCATCTGCGCCCGCTGGGTGTCGTACCGGGACTGCTTCGTGTAGTTGCTCTCCACCCCGGCGAACAGCATCTGCAGCGCGATCGCCCCGGCGACCGCCACCGCGACGCCGTTCACCATGCGGGCCGCCGTACCGCTGCTCAACTGGAGCCTGCGGACGGCGAGTTGCCAGGCGACGCCGCCCGAGCCGAGCCGGGCGACGACCGCCTCGACGACCCACGGCAGCAGGGTGGTCACGCCGATGAGCAGCAGGAGGACGCCGCCGATCACCAGGTACTCGTTGAAGGTGCCGTTGTCGCGGCCCTGGCCGATCATCGGCCAGAGCATCGCGAGGCCGCCCAGCGGCAGCAGCAGCCGCCACCACAGCCGGCGCCGCGAGGGCTTCGCCGTACGCACCACGCCGAGCGGCTCGATCACCACGCCGCGCATCGCGAACAGCGTGACCAGCACGGCGGCCGCCGGGACCGCGAGGCCGACCAGCAGGGCCAGCGCGGGGGAGGGGTTGAGGTAGCTCGGGAAGACGCTGACGTCGAACACCTCGACCGAGCCCGCGATCTGGCGGCCGATCAGGAAGAAGCCCGTACCGAAGACCAGTCCGAGCACCGCGCCCGCCAGTGCCTCGCCGGCCGCGATCCGCCGGGTCATCCGGCTGTCGGAGCCGACCAGCCGCAGCGCCGCGAGGCGGCGGTCGCGCCGCTCGCCGCCGAAGCGCACGGCGGCGGCGATGAAGACGGCGACCGGCATCAGCAGCACCACGAAGACGACGATGACCAGCAGGAGCAGTACGGGGTCGGTCTGCGTCTCGGTCGGGCTCGTGTCCCCGAACCGCTCGATCCGGGCGACCCGGGCGCCGTCGATGTGCGGCGCGAGGCCGTCGCCGCCCCGGAAGAAGGCGAGTTCGTGCGAGCCGATCAGCCCGCTCTCCCCGATGGTCCCGACGATCCGCTGCGGCAGCCGCTCGCGCAGCAGCTTGGCGTCGTCCGACTCCAGCAGCCTCTTCAGCGCGGGGGAGACGACCATCTCGCCCACCGCCGGGAACTTCTCCAGTCCCGGCGGCAGTGGGGCCCGGGCTCCCTCGGGCTCCAGGGCCCGGCCGCGGATGTCCTTGTTGCGGAAGTCCGTGTCGACGTCCGCGACGATCAGGGTGCGGTCCGACTTCTTCAGATCCGTGTAGCTGTAGTCGATGTCGGCACGGGCGCTCTCCCGCTCGTGCCGGACCGACTGCATGTTGGGGACCGCGGTCGTCAGCAGCAGCAGCGCCACCCCGAGCCCGACCCCGACGGCCGTCAGCAGGGCACGGACCCAGCCCTCACGTCCGCCGGCGAAGGCGAACCGGACCCCCATGCCCAGGTCCTTGGCCCACTGGCCGACGCTCATACGACGCGCTCCATGTCCCGGGACTTGCCGTCCCGTACGACGATCTCGCGGTCGGAGTAGGCGGCGACCCGCGCCTCGTGCGTGACGAGGACGACGGCGGCGTTGGCCGACCGGGCGGCGTCCGTCAGCAGCTCCATCACGCGCTCGCCGTTGAGGGAGTCGAGCGCGCCGGTCGGCTCGTCGGCGAACAGCACACGCGGGTCGGTGACCAGTGCGCGGGCCACGGCGACGCGCTGCCCCTGGCCGCCGGAGACCTCACCGGGCCGCTTCTTCTTCAGGTCGTCGACCTCCAGCCGCTCCATCCAGGTCAGGGCGGCCTTCTCGGCCTCCTTGCGGGAGGTCCCGTTCAGCCGCAGCGGAAGGGCGACGTTCTCGACGCAGGTGAGTTCCGGTACGAGCTGCCCGAACTGGAAGACGAACCCGAACTCGGAGCGCCGCAGCGCACTGCGCTGGGCGTCGCTCATGGTGGCCAGCTCACGCCCGTTGTAGGTGATGGACCCCGAGTCGGGCGGCACGATGCCGGCGAGACAGTGCAGCAGCGTCGACTTGCCGGAGCCGGACGGGCCCATCACGGCGACGACCTCGCCGGGGTGGATGGAGAACTCGGCCCCGTCGAGCGCGACGGTCGGGCCGTAGGCCTTGCGCAGCTCGTGGGCCGCGAGCAGGGAACCCGGAGGCGGAGTCACTTGACCACCACCTCGGCCAGCTTGTCGAGGCGCGCGGCGGTGAGCTCCAGCCAGCGCAGGTCGGCCTCGAGGTGGAAGAGGGCGTGGTCGCAGATGAGCTGGTCGGCGAGATCCCCCTTCCTCTTGCGGTCGGTGAGGATCCGCATCATGCGCAGGTGCTCGGCGCGCTGGGTGTCGAGGATGTCGGCCGCGTTGCGCCGGGTGAGCAGCGCGAGGACGACCTTGGTGTAGAGGGTCGACTGAAGGTACGGCTCCGGCTTCTCGGGCGTCGCGAGCCACTGCTGTACGTCGGTGATCCCGGCGTCGGTGATGGCGTACCGCTTGCGCTCGGGCCCGCCGCCGGGCTCGATCCCGTCGACCTCGACGAGCCCGTTCTTCAGCAGCCGGGACATCGTCGAGTAGACCTGGCCGTAGTGCAGCGGCCGGTCGTGACCGAACTTCTCGTCGAAGGCCCGCTTCAGGTCGTAGCCGTGGCGGGGGCCGGACTCCAGGAGTCCCAGAAGGGTGTGACCGATTGACATGCCCAGCACTGTATATGCGGTGTATACCCCGGCTGTATACACGGCGTGTGTACAGCCGGACGGTACGTGCGACGGCCCAGGTGGGGGCCGATTGTCACGGTTCTGCTACTGAGACTCGGGTGGGTTCGCCGGAGGGCGACCTCTGCGGGGAATCGGCTTGGCCTCACCCGGCAACCGCCCCGCTTCCGCGAGGGCGCGCCGCAACAGGAACTCGATCTGGGCGTTGGCTGAGCGCAGTTCGTCTCCCGCCCACCGCGCCAGCGCCTCGTACACGGACGGGTCCAGCCGCAGCAGCACCTGCTTGCGCTGCTGCGGCCGCCGCCTCGGCGAGGACTCCTCCGAAGGGACCGTCACTGGTAAAGCGTCCCGGTGTTGAGTACGGGCTGCGGTGCGCGGTCCCCGCACAGCACCACCATCAGGTTCGACACCATCGCCGCCTTCCGCTCATCGTCCAGCTCCACGATGTCCCGCTCGGAGATCCGCGCGAGCGCCGCCTCCACCATGCCCACCGCACCGTCGACGATCTGCCGCCGTGCCGCGACGACCGCCCCCGCCTGCTGTCGCTGGAGCATCGCGGAGGCGATCTCGGGAGCGTACGCGAGATGCGTGAAGCGCGACTCGATGATCTGGACGCCGGCCGCCTCCACGCGCGCGTGCAGTTCGAAGGCGAGCTTCTCGGTGATCTCCTCGGCGTTGCCGCGCAGTGAGAGGCCACCCTCGTCATGGGCGTCGTACGGGTACTCGATGGCGATGTGCCGTACGGCCGCTTCCGTCTGGGTGGCCACGAACTCCAGGTAGTTGTCCACCTCGAAGCTCGCCTGCGCGGTGTCCTCGACCTTCCACACCACGACCGCGGCGAGCTCGATCGGGTTGCCGTAGGCGTCGTTGACCTTGAGGACGGCCGTCTCGTGGTTGCGGACCCGGGTCGAGATCTTCGTGCGGGACGTGAAGGGGTTCACCCAGCGCAGCCCGTCCTCCCGGATCGTCCCCCGGTACCGCCCGAAGAGCTGGACGACCCGCGCCTCGCCCGGCGCGACCATGTTCAGCCCGCACATGGCCAGGAGCGCGGCTATGTCGACCAGGATGCCGGTGATGATCAGCGCCGCCTTGCCGCCGGCCCCGGTGACCGCGGTCGCGCCGACGATCACCCCCGTGCCGACCAGCAGTCCGACCAGGCCCAGCAGCAGGGCGAGCCCGCCGCCGATGCTGTGCGCGGTGAACTCGCGGACGCGTGGTGCGGGCATCTCGGGTACGTCGGGTACGTCGGGTACCTCGGGTGCGTCGGCGGTGACGGACGTGGCGTCGTTCTTGCCGTTCGGCATGGGTGGTCTCCCCCGTTTTCTCCGCGAAGCCGCGGACGGCCTCGTCTATCTCTGAACTAGCTAAGTGATATCAGATTACCCCGACCGGGCAACCCTATGCACCTCTCAGCCGTCGGTTCCGATGGGACGGGTGCTGATTGTCACGTCCGCAAAAGACCGGATCGACCGGCCTTTGTCACAACTTCCGGTGTTAGCTTTCTGAGCTGACCTGAGCGGCGAACCTGTGTGGCACAAGTGCACACAAGAGCGAAGCGGAGCGGAACGGACCCATGGGACGAGCGGAAGAGAGACGAGCGCGGCAGCGCGGCGGCCGCCGCGCGGCGCCCCGGCGTTCGTCCGGGACGCCGTCGAACACGGGGGCGGCCGAGTCGACCACCGTCATCGGCGCATCGTCAGCCGCGGTCGGCGGCCGGGCCGCGGCCCGCCGGGCGGCCAAGAGCGGGGGCAAGGGCGGTGACGGCAAGGGCCGAATACGCCGGCTGTTCACCTGGAAGAAGATCCTCGGCACGTTCCTCGGCGTCTGCCTGCTCGGCATCGGCGCCTTCATCGCGCTGTATCTGTACGTGGACATCCCGAAGGACAGCGCCGCGGCCCAGGCCGCCCAGCGCCAGAGCAACGTCTACAAGTACAGCGACGGCGCGATGCTGGCCCGCGACGGCACGGTCAACCGCGAGATCGTGGATCTGGCCAAGGTGCCGAAGGAGGTCCAGTACACCTTCGTCGCGGCCGAGAACAAGACGTTCTACAACGACAGCGGCATCGACCTGAAGGGCACGGCCCGCGGTCTGTTCAACACGCTGATGGGCAAGGGCGCGCAGGGCGGTTCGACGATCACCCAGCAGTACGTCAAGAACTACTACCTCAGCCAGGAACAGACGGTCAGCCGCAAGCTCAAGGAGATGGTCATCTCCTTGAAGGTCGACCGCCAGATGTCCAAGGACGAGATTCTCGCCGGCTACATCAACACCAGCTACTACGGCCGCGGCGCCTACGGCATCCAGGCCGCCGCCCAGGCCTACTACCACGTCGACGCCGAGAAGCTCTCCGTCCGGCAGGGCGCGTACCTCGCCGCGCTGCTCCAGGCGCCGAGCCAGTACGACTGGCAGGCCGCGTCCGACACCGGCAAGAAGCTGGTGACCAACCGGTGGAACTACGTCCTGGACAACATGGTCGAGGAGGGCTGGCTGGACAAGGCCGAGCGCCAGGGCATGACGTTCCCGAAGCCGAAGGAGCCGAAGCCCACCGCCGGCCGGGAGGGCCAGAAGGGCTATCTGATCGAGCTCGCCAACCGTCAGCTGGAGGACCAGCTGATGAAGCAGGAGGGCATCACACGCTCCCAGGCCGAGGCCGAGGTCGTCGACCAGGGCTGGACCATCACCCTGAACATCGACAAGAAGAAGCAGGCCGAGCTGGAGAAGGCCGTCAAGGCGCAGCTGACCAGCAAGCTGGACAAGAAGAAGCGGCCCGTCGACGCGGACATCCAGGCCGGCGCGGCCTCCGTCGATCCCGAGACGGGGAAGGTCGTCGCGCTGTACGGCGGCGTGGACTACTTCAAGCACTACACGAGCAACGCGACCCGCACGGACTACCAGCCCGCCTCCACGTTCAAGCCGGTGATCCTCGCCGCCGCGCTGGAGGAGAACTCCGAGACGCAGTCCGGCAAGCCGATCACCGCGAACACGATCTACGACGGCACCAGCAAGCGCCCGGTCGTGTACAGCAACGGCAACAAGGTCGGCTTCGCCCCCGAGAACGAGGACGACGAGAACTACGGGCCCATCACCGTCCAGACGGCGATGAACAAGTCCGTCAACTCCGTCTTCGCGCAGATGGGCGTCGACGTCGGCATGAAGAACGTCATGGACGTGGCGGCCAAGCTCGGCATGGACACCACCAACGAGCAGGCCGTGCCCGCGCAGACCCTGGGCACCATGGGCGCGAGCCCGCTGCAGATGGCCGGGGTGTACGCGACCCTCGACAACCACGGCAAGAAGGTCACCCCGAGCATCCTCAAGAAGGCCGAGCACAACAGTCGCAGCGTCGAGCTCCCGAACCCGATCGGCGAGGAGGTCATCAGCCGCGAGGCCGCCGACTCGGTGACCTCGGTGCTGACGGGTGTGGTCGCCGACGGTACGGCGCAGAAGGCCGTGGCGAACAACCCCAAGCGCGACGGCCAGAAGGTCGCCGGCAAGACGGGTACGTCCGACGACAACAAGTCGGCCTGGTTCACCGGCTACACGCCCGACCTGGTCACCTCGGTCGGCCTGTTCGGTGAGGACGACAAGGCCCCGCACCCGCAGGTCAAGATGTACGGCGCGGCCGGCGAGGACCGCGTCAACGGTGGTGGCTTCCCGGCGGAGATCTGGGCGGCGTACATGTTCGGCGTGACCAAGACGGACGCCAGGTTCGACCTGGACACCGACCAGGGCGCGGCCGTCCAGCCGACCTGGACGCCGACGCCGACGCAGGCGCCGACGAGCCAGGAGCCGACGGAGGAGCCGACGACCCAGAAGCCGACGGAGACGCCGACGACCCAGGAGCCGACGGAGACGCCGACGACCCAGGAGCCGACGGAGGCACCGACGACCGAGCCGCCCACGGCGGCGCCGACGGAAGAACCGACGGGCGACATCACCCTGGACCCGGGCAGACCTGACGACGGTCAGTAGCTACGGAGAAGGGCGCCCGGCATGCTGCCGGGCGCCCTTCTCCTTGTCTCCTTGCGCTTTTCAGCCCCGACTCAACTCGAACCAGACGACCTTCCCGGTACTGAGCCGAGTCGCTCCCCACCGGCGGGCCAGCCGATTGACCAGGTACAGCCCACGCCCGCCCTCATCGGTGGCCCGAGCCTGCCGCAGCCGCGGCAACTGCGGCACGTCGTCCCCGACCTCGCACCGCAGCACATCGGTCCGCAGCAGCCGCAACGTCACCGGCCGCGAGGCATACCGCACCGCGTTGGTCACGACCTCGCTGACCAGCAGCTCGACCGAGTCGGTGAGTTCCTCCATGCCCCAGCGGGCCAACGCGCGCCGCGCAAGCCGCCGGGCCCGGCCGGGCGCCGCGTCCTCCGGCTCCAGGAACCAGTACGCCACGTCGCTCGGCGCGATCCCGTCGAAGCGGGCGGCGAGCAGCGCGATGTCGTCGTCCCGGTCGCCCGGGCCGAGCATGTCGAGCACCTCGTCGCACAGGGCCTCGAGGGGCGGTGGATGGTCGGGGCCGGTGAGCTGCGCGGTGGCGGCGAGCTTCTCGCGCAGCTGCTCTATGCCGGTCCACACGTCGCGCAGGCGGGACTCGACCAGGCCGTCGGTGTAGAGGAGCAGGGTCGCTCCGGCCGGTGCGTCGAGCTCGACGGCCTCGAAGTCGACGCCGCCGACGCCGATCGGCGCGCCCGCCGGTACGCGCAGTACCTCCGCCCGGCCGCCCAGGTGCAGCAGGACGGGCGGCGGGTGGCCGGCGTTGGCGATGGTGATGCGGTGCGATACCGGGTCGTAGACGGCGTACAGGCAGGTCGCCATGCGGTCGGTGCCCAGGCGCTGGGCCTGTTCGTCGAGGTGGTGCAGGACCTCCTGCGGGGGCAGGTCGAGCCCGGCGAGGGTCTGGGCCGTGGTCCGCAGCTGGCCCATGATCGCGGCCGAGGTCATGGAGTGGCCCATGACGTCACCGACGACCAGCGCCACACGGCTGCCCGGCAGCGGGATGGCGTCGTACCAGTCGCCGCCCACCCGGGCGGTCTCGGCGGCCGGAAGATAGCGGGAGGCGAGCCGCACGCCGGTCGGGCGGGGGAGCGTCTCGGGCAGCATCGTCCGCTGGAGCTCGTCGGCGATGTACGCCTCACGGCCGTACAGCACCGCCTTGTCGATGCCGAGCGCGCTGTGCGTGGCGAGCTGGGCGGCGACGAGGAGGTCGTCGGGCTCGAAGGCGATGCGATCCGGGCGGCGCAGGAAGACCGCGGCGCCGATGACACGGCGGCGGCCGCGCAGCGGGGCGAGGATCGCGCGCTGACCGTCGGGGATGATCAACTCGCCGTCGTCGCCGAGGAGTTCGGGCAGGGCGGCGCGGGCGGCGGGCGCGTCGGCGAAGACGGGACGCACGCCGCGCAGCACCTCGGCGAGCGCACCGCCGGGCCGCACCTCGCACAGTTCGGCGGTGACGGCGGACAGCTCGGCCAGCTCGTTCGGCTCCGGCTGCTGCGACCCCGCGGCCAGGAAGCCGCCCTCGGTGTCCCGCTCCTCCGGGATCCGGTCGGTGCGGCGCAACCGCAGCACGACGGGCCCTGTGGGCCGCTCGTCGCCGACCGGCAGCGGGTCGCGCAGATAGACGAGGATCGCGTCGGAGAAGGTCGGCACGGTCGCCCGGCACAGCCCCATCACGATCTCGTCCAGGTCGATGCCGCGGGCGATCCGCCGGGTGGCGGCGCCCACGAAGCGCAGCCGGTCCCCGTCCCGCCGCATCGGCGTGGGCCGCCCGGGCGGCAGCCCCTGTCCGGAGCGCCGCTCGGCGGCGGACTGCGGCTGCTCGGCGCCGGGCTGCGGCGGTATGGCCTCCGGAACGGGCCGCGGCCGGTGGGTGTCGGGCTCGGCGGCGACGGAGGGCTGCGAGTGCTCGGGGCCGTTGCCGGGGATGTCTGAGGGCTCCTTGCTCGGGCCGGACGGTGCGGTGGTGCCCGGCGTGGAGGGGGTCTCTCCGGTGCGCGCCTGCGCGGGTAAGGCGGTGCCCCCGCGGGCGTCGCCGGCAGCGGAGTGCGACGGTGTGGAGTGCGCCGTAGACGGTGTCGAGGTACGCACGAGCGCCCCGCGGGGTTCCGCGGGGTCGACGCCCGTCTCGGGGCGTTCGAAGGAGATCGGCTGCTCCGTCACGCCTTTCGAATCCATCCGTCCGGGGCTGCGCGCCATGCATGCAGTTCGTCCCGCCGAGACTCCGATACCCGGAATACGTGCCCCAGGAACGGAATCACCGCGTGACCAGAGGCAGTTCCTGTGCAGCCGGTGGACCGTCTGTTCCTGCCGGCGTTGCCCTGGTAACCCTCGCTCACGTCCTGCCGCCCCTCGGTGACGATCGGTCAAGCCCGGCGCGCAATCCGGTAGTTGTTCCTGCGCGCCCTTGCGGAGGACGATCCTACGTTTGTTGCCCGGGGGCGCATCAAGGGTCTCACGAGGACAGGTGCGCGGGCGTGCGATCCCAGTCCTCAGGCAAAGAAGGTACAGCCCAGGTGGGATCCGGTCGCCAGTGCTGCCAGCCGTCCGAGAACGGCGGCCCCCAGGCGCGGATCACCTCCACCGCGTCACGCCCCGCCTCCCGCACCCGCGCGGCGAGCCCGTCGTCCACCAGCCCGTCCCGCTGGGCCTGCGCGAACTCGTCCTCGTCCCGCCAGTGCCAACTGCGGTCCGGGTGCACGGAGATGTCGAGAAAGTGGTCCTCCGAGTCCACCCCGCCCGCCCAACGGGCCATCGGCTCCTCAAGGTTCACGTACCAGTTCTTGAACTGCCACCCGGGCTCCCAGAACAGCCACACCGACCACGGTTCACCGGGCCGCGCGAGCTTCAGCACCCCGGTCCCGAACCACCGGTCGCGCTGGACGGAACGCGGCTTGGTGTAGCGCGTCTCGAGCGGTTCCATGTGCACCGAGGTCCCGTCGGCCAGCACGGGTTTGACACACTCCGTCCCCGGAGCCAGCCATACGGCGAGGGTCTCGGCGTCGTCCCGTACGACGGTGACGGGACGCGCGATGTGGAAGCGAGGGCCTGCGTTCTCCCGATACCGCCACAGGATCTGCGTGCCGGGCGCCCAGAAGGCCGTCGATCCGCCCGCTTCCACTTCCGTCGTCACCGCTCCACCGTCCGCCATGCACAGATATTAGGTGCCACAGGCATACGACGCTGCGGCGCGCGTCACGGTTCACACCGCGGTGGTCATTGGTTACGGCCGTGTCATCCGCAGGACATCGAGGGCCTCGTCGAGCTGCTCGACGGTGAGGTCGCCGCGCTCCACATACCCGCTGTCCAGGACGACTTGGCGGATCGTCTTCCGCTCCGCCAGCGCCTTCTTGGCGACCTTGGCGGCCTCCTCGTACCCGATGTACTTGTTGAGCGGTGTGACCACGGAGGGCGACGACTCGGCGTACTCCAGGGCCCGTTCGCGGTGGGCGACGATGCCGTCGACGGTCCGGTCGGCCAGCAGCCGGGAGGCGTTGGCGAGCAGCCGGATCGACTCCAGGACGTTCTTCGCGATGACCGGCAGCATCACGTTCAGCTCGAAGTTGCCCGCGGCGCCCGCGGTGGCCACGGTGGCGTCGTTGCCGACGACCTGCGCGGCGACCATGAGCACGGCTTCCGGGATGACCGGATTGACCTTGCCGGGCATGATCGAGGAGCCGGGTTGGAGGTCGGGGAGGCTGATCTCGGCGAGCCCAGTACGGGGGCCGGAGGCCATCCACCGCAGGTCGTTGGCGATCTTCGTCAGCCCGACCGCGATGGTCCGCAGCTGCCCGCTGGTCTCCACGATCCCGTCCCGGGCCCCCTGCGCCTCGAAGTGGTCGCGGGCCTCCGTCAGGGGCAGCCCGGTGGTGCGGGCGACCTCCTCGATGACGGCGGCGGAGAAGCCGGGCGGGGTGTTGATGCCGGTGCCGACGGCCGTACCGCCGAGGGGGAGTTCGGCGAGCCGGGGCAGGGAGGCGCCCAGCCGCTCGACGCCGTACCGCACTTGGGCGGCGTAACCGCCGAACTCCTGACCCAGCGTCACGGGCGTGGCGTCCATGAGATGGGTCCGCCCCGACTTGACGACGTCGGCGAACTCCTCGGCCTTGCGCTCCAGCGACCCGGCGAGGTGTTCAAGGGCCGGAACGAGGTCGCGGGTGACGGCCGCGGTGGCGGCGATGTGGATGGAGGACGGGAAGACGTCGTTGGACGACTGGGACGCGTTCACGTGGTCGTTCGGATGGACGTCCCGCCCGAGCCGCTCGGTCGCGAGGGTGGCGATGACCTCGTTGGTGTTCATGTTGGACGAGGTGCCGGACCCGGTCTGGAACACGTCGACGGGAAAGTGCTCGTCCCACCGCCCCTCGGCGACCTCGCCGGCCGCCTCCTGAATCGCCTCGGCGACGTCCTTGTCGAGCACCCCGAGCCGCGCGTTCACCTGCGCGGCGGCGCCCTTGATCCGGGCGAGGGCCTCGATGTGGGCCCGCTCGATGCGCTGCCCGGAGATGGGGAAGTTCTCGACGGCACGCTGGGTCTGGGCCCGCCACTTGGCGTGGACGGGGACGCGGACCTCGCCCATGGAGTCGTGCTCGATGCGATAGCCCTGCTCGGCGTCGTCGGCAGTCGTCGTCATTGTTGTACCTCCACGGGGGAGAGCGCGTGGCCCGTGGGGCCTATTCCCGTTTCAGCATCGCGCAGGCCGTCAGCCCCCGCAGGGCGGCTTGTACGGCAGGTCCGGCGACACGTACTTCTTCCAGTCGTCCGGGGTCATGGCGTGCCGGGTCGAGGCGCACAGCACCGAGCGGGCACGGGCGGTGTCGGTCTGCCACAGGCGTACGGTTCCGTCCGCGCCGCCGGTGATGAGGTGGCCGCCGCGTGGGCTGTAGACCAGCGCATACACGGCTCCGCCGTGGCCGTTGACCGGATAGCCGTACGCGCTGGTGCGGGCCGGATCGGAGACGTCCCACAGCCGGACCTGGCCGATGGCGTTCCCGCTGGCGAGCAGGGCGCCGTCGGGGGAGAAGCCGACACTGTTCGTGATGCCTCCGCCGAGCACGGGTTCCCCGACGGCGGTCGGTGAACGGGGCCGGGAGACGTCCCACAGCCGGACCTTGCTGTCCCCGCCGCCGGTCGCTATCAGCCGCGCGCGGGGGCTGGCCGCGAGGGAGAAGGCGTTCTGGGGGTTGAAGAGCTCACCGGTCAGGGAAGGCGCTTCGCCGTCGGCCGTGCGCCAGACACGCAGGTAGCCGACGGTGTCTGCGGTGTAGAGGTAGCCCCCTCGGGGCGCGGCGGCCAGGCCCTTGAGCGGGAACTGCTGTCCCCGTACCTCGCCGTCGCCCAGGGCGTCGGGTCGGCTGGGGTCGGAGACGTCCCAGACCCGCAGCCCGCCCGCTTGGTCGCCTCTGAGGACCATGGTGGTGGCGACCAGTGAGCGCCCGCCCGCGTCGAAAGCCAGGGCCCCGACCGTTTTCGTCTGGCCGGGCAGCGCCGAGCCGACCGGCAGTGGCCGGGCCGGAGCCGATACGTCCCACAGCCGTACGTCGCCGCCGAAGTCGCCGGT of the Streptomyces sp. T12 genome contains:
- a CDS encoding ABC transporter ATP-binding protein, whose amino-acid sequence is MTPPPGSLLAAHELRKAYGPTVALDGAEFSIHPGEVVAVMGPSGSGKSTLLHCLAGIVPPDSGSITYNGRELATMSDAQRSALRRSEFGFVFQFGQLVPELTCVENVALPLRLNGTSRKEAEKAALTWMERLEVDDLKKKRPGEVSGGQGQRVAVARALVTDPRVLFADEPTGALDSLNGERVMELLTDAARSANAAVVLVTHEARVAAYSDREIVVRDGKSRDMERVV
- a CDS encoding transglycosylase domain-containing protein; the encoded protein is MGRAEERRARQRGGRRAAPRRSSGTPSNTGAAESTTVIGASSAAVGGRAAARRAAKSGGKGGDGKGRIRRLFTWKKILGTFLGVCLLGIGAFIALYLYVDIPKDSAAAQAAQRQSNVYKYSDGAMLARDGTVNREIVDLAKVPKEVQYTFVAAENKTFYNDSGIDLKGTARGLFNTLMGKGAQGGSTITQQYVKNYYLSQEQTVSRKLKEMVISLKVDRQMSKDEILAGYINTSYYGRGAYGIQAAAQAYYHVDAEKLSVRQGAYLAALLQAPSQYDWQAASDTGKKLVTNRWNYVLDNMVEEGWLDKAERQGMTFPKPKEPKPTAGREGQKGYLIELANRQLEDQLMKQEGITRSQAEAEVVDQGWTITLNIDKKKQAELEKAVKAQLTSKLDKKKRPVDADIQAGAASVDPETGKVVALYGGVDYFKHYTSNATRTDYQPASTFKPVILAAALEENSETQSGKPITANTIYDGTSKRPVVYSNGNKVGFAPENEDDENYGPITVQTAMNKSVNSVFAQMGVDVGMKNVMDVAAKLGMDTTNEQAVPAQTLGTMGASPLQMAGVYATLDNHGKKVTPSILKKAEHNSRSVELPNPIGEEVISREAADSVTSVLTGVVADGTAQKAVANNPKRDGQKVAGKTGTSDDNKSAWFTGYTPDLVTSVGLFGEDDKAPHPQVKMYGAAGEDRVNGGGFPAEIWAAYMFGVTKTDARFDLDTDQGAAVQPTWTPTPTQAPTSQEPTEEPTTQKPTETPTTQEPTETPTTQEPTEAPTTEPPTAAPTEEPTGDITLDPGRPDDGQ
- a CDS encoding SPFH domain-containing protein yields the protein MPAPRVREFTAHSIGGGLALLLGLVGLLVGTGVIVGATAVTGAGGKAALIITGILVDIAALLAMCGLNMVAPGEARVVQLFGRYRGTIREDGLRWVNPFTSRTKISTRVRNHETAVLKVNDAYGNPIELAAVVVWKVEDTAQASFEVDNYLEFVATQTEAAVRHIAIEYPYDAHDEGGLSLRGNAEEITEKLAFELHARVEAAGVQIIESRFTHLAYAPEIASAMLQRQQAGAVVAARRQIVDGAVGMVEAALARISERDIVELDDERKAAMVSNLMVVLCGDRAPQPVLNTGTLYQ
- a CDS encoding PadR family transcriptional regulator, producing MSIGHTLLGLLESGPRHGYDLKRAFDEKFGHDRPLHYGQVYSTMSRLLKNGLVEVDGIEPGGGPERKRYAITDAGITDVQQWLATPEKPEPYLQSTLYTKVVLALLTRRNAADILDTQRAEHLRMMRILTDRKRKGDLADQLICDHALFHLEADLRWLELTAARLDKLAEVVVK
- a CDS encoding ABC transporter permease — encoded protein: MSVGQWAKDLGMGVRFAFAGGREGWVRALLTAVGVGLGVALLLLTTAVPNMQSVRHERESARADIDYSYTDLKKSDRTLIVADVDTDFRNKDIRGRALEPEGARAPLPPGLEKFPAVGEMVVSPALKRLLESDDAKLLRERLPQRIVGTIGESGLIGSHELAFFRGGDGLAPHIDGARVARIERFGDTSPTETQTDPVLLLLVIVVFVVLLMPVAVFIAAAVRFGGERRDRRLAALRLVGSDSRMTRRIAAGEALAGAVLGLVFGTGFFLIGRQIAGSVEVFDVSVFPSYLNPSPALALLVGLAVPAAAVLVTLFAMRGVVIEPLGVVRTAKPSRRRLWWRLLLPLGGLAMLWPMIGQGRDNGTFNEYLVIGGVLLLLIGVTTLLPWVVEAVVARLGSGGVAWQLAVRRLQLSSGTAARMVNGVAVAVAGAIALQMLFAGVESNYTKQSRYDTQRAQMEVALSRNAPLDPAVAEFRDTKGVQQVYAYAEGYLGERRKDPDMGAEMTVGDCASLRQTAELPSCRDGDIFYVSNSEYDGDTRELVKQPGRTVYLDPSYDGGPPRQEIAWTVPKDLKAARTQEDFMGRQRGGFLLTPKALPAAAAPALRGQVYLKLDRSVPDVYDRVRNASTAADPLSYPMTWYSTQTADRYGAIRTGLFVGAVCVMMLIGASLLVSQLEQLRDRKKLLSSLVAFGTRRRTLSLSVLWQTAIPIALGLLLSSVVGLTLGAVLLRMTDTPIMVAWTSVLSMLGVGAGVVLAVTLLSLPPLLRLMRPDGLRTE